The following are encoded together in the Terriglobia bacterium genome:
- a CDS encoding cytochrome c gives MSKIGFLCKPGAISTLILIILAFGLPAAAQRSSLSDGVFTSAQALRGKAAFDMDCSRCHNLALTGSERGPAIKGPEFLTHWEKDNLTGLFTKIRDTMPQGNSGNVKDEVKIDILSYILQQNGFPEGNGELKTDIASLEDIRVKKDADASGPANFSLVQAVGCLTLARNSKWILTNASDPVATKEEDSTPAALEAARAKPLGAQVLELVSVSPPLKADSRQNQKVEVRGLLYRDPKYVEVNLTSLETLATSCTN, from the coding sequence GTGTCGAAAATCGGTTTTTTGTGCAAACCCGGCGCGATATCGACACTGATTTTAATAATTCTGGCCTTTGGGCTTCCCGCGGCAGCGCAGCGGTCTTCCCTTTCGGACGGCGTCTTCACCTCCGCCCAGGCTTTGCGCGGCAAGGCCGCCTTCGATATGGACTGTTCCCGATGTCACAATCTCGCCCTTACCGGATCCGAAAGAGGGCCCGCTATCAAAGGACCCGAGTTTCTGACCCATTGGGAGAAGGACAACCTGACCGGACTTTTTACCAAGATTCGCGATACGATGCCGCAGGGCAATTCGGGCAACGTGAAGGACGAAGTGAAAATCGACATCCTTTCATACATTCTTCAGCAAAACGGGTTCCCCGAGGGCAACGGCGAACTCAAAACGGATATCGCTTCGCTCGAAGACATACGAGTGAAGAAAGACGCCGATGCTTCAGGCCCGGCAAATTTTTCACTGGTGCAGGCGGTTGGTTGTTTGACGCTTGCCCGGAACAGCAAATGGATTTTGACAAACGCGAGCGACCCCGTGGCAACGAAAGAGGAGGACTCAACTCCTGCAGCTCTCGAGGCCGCGCGGGCAAAGCCTCTGGGCGCACAGGTCCTGGAATTAGTCAGCGTGAGTCCGCCTTTAAAGGCCGATTCCCGGCAAAACCAAAAGGTCGAGGTCAGAGGTCTGCTGTATCGCGATCCGAAGTATGTCGAAGTGAACTTGACTTCGCTGGAAACGCTTGCTACAAGCTGCACCAACTGA
- a CDS encoding ankyrin repeat domain-containing protein — translation MSVVLLVLLVLVPLFAGSGNNPNLIEAVKSGNTMLVRTLLKQHPDVNGQEPDGMTALHWAARNDDVETALSLIRAGAKVKAANRYGVTPISLAATNGNAALVEALLKAGADANSALPEGETVLMTAARTGNAGVVNALIAHGAEVNAKETWQDETALMWAAGENHAAAVQALVAAGAAMNVHSKVLSFPEYKYQTNGMAVFILPHGGWTALMYAARQNAAEAAAALADLKADLNAADADGTTALQLAVINLHYDLASLLLNKGADPNVADSSGMTALYAAVDMRTPAGMMTRPDPKLHDEIDAAGMVKVLLANGANPNLRLRKPIIGRHNNLVGDTSLGEGATPLMRAAKGNDLPVLRLLLDGGADPTLTLKDHTTTAMVANSLDAIKLLVEHGVDLNAFNSNGQTVLHNAAQRGSTAIIQYAADQGARLDRKDKQGRTPLAIAQGGGAGGRRGGGGAGGRGGGGGNAAAAELLRDLMAKNGIPAPAAASGR, via the coding sequence GTGTCTGTTGTGCTTCTTGTGCTTCTTGTGCTCGTTCCCCTTTTCGCCGGTTCGGGGAACAACCCAAATCTGATCGAGGCGGTGAAGTCGGGCAATACGATGCTGGTCCGGACGCTGCTGAAGCAGCATCCCGACGTCAACGGTCAGGAACCGGACGGCATGACGGCTCTTCATTGGGCCGCGCGCAACGATGACGTCGAAACCGCGCTGTCGTTGATTCGCGCAGGCGCGAAGGTCAAGGCCGCAAACCGCTATGGCGTCACGCCCATTTCACTTGCCGCTACCAATGGGAATGCGGCGCTGGTCGAAGCGCTGCTCAAAGCGGGGGCCGATGCCAACTCCGCGCTGCCGGAAGGTGAAACGGTTCTGATGACGGCGGCGCGGACAGGCAATGCCGGCGTGGTGAACGCTCTGATTGCCCACGGCGCCGAAGTCAATGCAAAGGAAACATGGCAGGACGAGACGGCGCTGATGTGGGCCGCCGGCGAGAATCATGCGGCGGCGGTCCAGGCGCTGGTTGCAGCCGGCGCCGCCATGAACGTTCATTCCAAGGTCTTGAGCTTCCCCGAATACAAATATCAAACCAATGGCATGGCGGTATTTATATTGCCCCACGGCGGCTGGACCGCCCTGATGTATGCAGCCCGTCAAAATGCCGCCGAAGCGGCGGCGGCGCTGGCCGATTTGAAAGCGGACCTCAATGCGGCCGATGCCGATGGAACAACCGCGCTCCAGCTGGCGGTCATTAATCTTCATTATGATCTCGCCTCCCTGCTGTTGAATAAAGGAGCGGATCCCAATGTGGCCGACAGTAGCGGAATGACGGCGCTGTATGCTGCAGTCGATATGCGGACGCCCGCCGGAATGATGACGCGGCCGGATCCGAAGCTGCACGATGAAATCGACGCCGCCGGCATGGTAAAAGTGCTGCTCGCAAATGGCGCGAACCCGAACCTCAGACTTCGGAAGCCGATCATCGGCCGGCATAACAATCTTGTCGGTGACACCTCACTGGGTGAAGGAGCGACGCCTCTGATGCGGGCGGCAAAGGGCAATGATCTGCCGGTCCTGCGGCTGCTGCTCGATGGCGGAGCGGATCCAACGCTTACCCTCAAGGACCATACAACGACGGCAATGGTCGCGAACTCTCTGGACGCCATCAAACTGCTCGTCGAGCATGGCGTCGACCTGAACGCCTTCAACAGCAACGGCCAGACCGTCCTGCACAATGCCGCTCAACGCGGTTCCACGGCGATCATTCAATACGCCGCGGATCAAGGCGCCCGGCTCGACCGGAAAGACAAACAGGGGCGAACGCCCCTCGCTATCGCTCAGGGCGGCGGAGCCGGCGGCCGCCGAGGAGGTGGCGGGGCGGGAGGCCGCGGAGGCGGCGGTGGGAACGCGGCAGCCGCGGAACTGCTTCGCGATTTGATGGCGAAGAACGGGATTCCGGCGCCGGCAGCGGCGTCAGGCAGGTAG
- a CDS encoding DUF1552 domain-containing protein — protein MFATKKHISRRAVLRGAGAAIALPFLESMVPALTATARTAANPLKRFGAVFVPLGERPGFWTPAKAGTDFEFTPILKPLEPFRNSMTLVSELCDPLDGHAVTVAAWLSGSIPFKTIAENVRAGTTIDQVIAGQIGQDTPLPSLELATEDFTGWIGGCDTAYSCAYMNTISWKTPTTPLPMEIDPRLVFERLFGRPGTRAQRMERMQEDRSILDSVREDAADLQKKLGPKDRARLSEYLDHVREIEERIQKAEKQATAKVTVPDAPIGIPESFEEHAMLMYDLAAVAYEANITRVVTFMKSRDASQRVYPNIGVNEPHHAMSHHGNNPDKLANLVKLNTYHVTLFAKFVERLQSTPDGDGSLLDHSLILYGSGMSESDTHSRLNIPTLLVGGAAGQLKGNRHIQAAKETPFANLLVSLADKFDCGIDKFGISTGRVEI, from the coding sequence ATGTTCGCCACGAAAAAACATATCTCTCGACGGGCAGTGCTAAGAGGAGCGGGAGCCGCCATCGCGCTGCCGTTTCTGGAATCGATGGTCCCGGCCCTCACCGCAACCGCGAGAACCGCCGCAAATCCGCTCAAGCGTTTTGGAGCCGTCTTTGTTCCGCTGGGCGAGCGGCCGGGATTTTGGACGCCGGCAAAGGCCGGGACGGATTTCGAATTCACGCCGATACTGAAGCCGCTTGAACCGTTTCGAAATTCGATGACTCTGGTCTCCGAGCTTTGCGATCCGCTGGATGGCCATGCCGTGACGGTTGCCGCCTGGTTGAGCGGGTCGATTCCATTCAAGACGATCGCGGAAAATGTCCGGGCGGGCACCACGATCGATCAGGTTATTGCCGGCCAGATCGGTCAGGACACGCCGCTCCCTTCCCTCGAATTGGCGACTGAAGATTTCACGGGTTGGATCGGCGGCTGCGACACCGCATACAGCTGCGCCTACATGAACACGATTTCATGGAAGACGCCGACCACGCCGCTTCCAATGGAAATCGATCCGCGGCTTGTATTCGAACGCCTGTTCGGCCGTCCGGGCACCCGGGCGCAACGGATGGAAAGGATGCAGGAGGATCGCAGTATTCTCGATTCCGTCCGTGAAGATGCTGCGGATCTTCAGAAAAAGCTCGGACCGAAAGACCGCGCCCGGCTCAGCGAGTATCTCGATCACGTCCGCGAGATTGAGGAGCGCATTCAAAAGGCGGAGAAGCAGGCAACTGCCAAGGTGACCGTGCCGGACGCTCCGATCGGCATCCCCGAATCCTTCGAAGAGCACGCCATGCTGATGTACGACCTGGCCGCCGTCGCCTACGAGGCCAACATCACGCGCGTCGTGACGTTTATGAAATCGCGCGATGCCAGCCAGCGGGTTTATCCCAACATTGGAGTGAACGAGCCTCATCACGCGATGTCTCATCACGGAAACAATCCGGACAAACTGGCAAATCTGGTCAAGCTCAACACGTATCACGTAACCCTGTTCGCAAAGTTCGTGGAAAGGCTGCAATCGACGCCTGACGGAGATGGCTCACTGCTCGATCATTCGCTGATCCTGTACGGCAGCGGGATGAGCGAAAGCGATACCCATTCGCGCCTGAACATCCCAACGCTTCTGGTTGGCGGCGCCGCGGGTCAGCTGAAAGGTAATCGTCACATTCAGGCCGCAAAGGAAACGCCGTTCGCCAATCTTCTGGTTTCGCTGGCCGACAAGTTCGACTGCGGTATCGACAAGTTCGGCATCAGCACCGGCCGTGTCGAAATATGA
- a CDS encoding alpha/beta hydrolase domain-containing protein — MKRTHFAALIAFTAGVSLLVSSPAAAQRGQRGGPPVNLPDKPTAVSIPAVSAEITGPGPIYDSTPSLPQGRGLARYGYEAREYFISGSANGKPYKTRIMVRKPSNNRKFSGLVQVEAMHPSGAAHMFEFTSDYTMTSGNMAIEVVTNLTEPLAQNKERYKDLKVDPDQVSEILAQAGALIKQKKTGTPFAGLAIRKMVLLGTSATAAILVAYLPAHMVFRTPDMERIYDGFLPMSTGATVRAVDVPLIEVPTMTEVFGGNVSKRPDGDKPGDQFRIYEFAGMAHVDSRDSVRFKPDPCRNPISQFPEQAYMSVALRALLDWVDKGKVPPRAPRIMTETVDGRSVIAVDENGNAKGGIRNPYVDVPAAKFTVRNEAANPPIPNPSAWVAAHGQGAPAQMCGLAGYENVFSRDQLQKLYGNRKTYESRVRKDLDELEKAGWSLPVYRDTILGDAAKTAF; from the coding sequence ATGAAACGCACTCATTTCGCGGCCTTGATCGCGTTCACGGCTGGGGTCAGTTTACTTGTCTCATCACCAGCCGCGGCCCAGCGCGGACAGCGTGGCGGACCACCCGTCAATCTGCCGGACAAACCTACAGCGGTTTCCATTCCCGCGGTTTCCGCCGAAATTACAGGACCCGGCCCGATCTACGATTCGACTCCTTCACTGCCACAGGGACGCGGTCTCGCGCGCTATGGATACGAAGCGCGCGAATACTTCATTTCCGGCTCCGCGAATGGAAAGCCGTACAAGACTCGAATCATGGTCCGCAAGCCGTCCAACAACCGGAAATTCAGCGGGCTTGTACAGGTCGAGGCCATGCATCCCAGCGGCGCCGCGCACATGTTCGAATTCACTTCGGATTACACGATGACGTCCGGGAATATGGCCATCGAGGTCGTGACCAACCTGACGGAGCCGCTCGCACAAAACAAGGAGCGTTACAAGGACCTCAAAGTCGACCCGGATCAGGTCTCCGAGATCCTGGCTCAAGCGGGCGCCCTCATCAAACAGAAGAAAACCGGCACTCCCTTTGCGGGACTCGCCATAAGGAAGATGGTCCTTCTGGGAACATCGGCCACTGCAGCCATCCTGGTCGCCTATTTGCCGGCGCACATGGTGTTTCGAACGCCTGACATGGAGCGCATCTACGACGGCTTTCTACCGATGTCGACGGGCGCCACGGTCCGCGCCGTCGATGTTCCTCTGATCGAGGTTCCAACCATGACCGAAGTCTTCGGCGGCAACGTCAGCAAGCGGCCGGACGGCGACAAACCGGGCGATCAATTCCGGATCTACGAATTCGCGGGGATGGCGCATGTCGACAGCCGCGATAGCGTCCGCTTCAAGCCCGATCCCTGCCGCAACCCGATCAGCCAGTTTCCAGAACAGGCCTATATGTCTGTTGCGCTCCGCGCGCTCCTCGACTGGGTGGATAAAGGGAAGGTTCCGCCGCGAGCCCCGCGCATCATGACCGAGACCGTCGACGGCCGCTCTGTCATCGCCGTCGACGAAAACGGAAACGCGAAAGGCGGCATCCGGAATCCCTACGTGGACGTGCCCGCCGCAAAGTTCACCGTTCGCAACGAAGCCGCGAATCCGCCGATCCCGAATCCCAGCGCCTGGGTGGCCGCCCATGGACAAGGTGCTCCAGCTCAGATGTGCGGCCTTGCCGGCTACGAAAATGTCTTCTCCAGGGACCAGTTGCAGAAACTGTACGGTAACAGGAAGACCTATGAGAGCCGCGTCCGGAAGGATCTCGACGAACTGGAAAAGGCCGGCTGGTCTCTGCCTGTTTATCGGGACACGATCCTCGGCGATGCGGCCAAAACGGCGTTCTGA
- a CDS encoding DinB family protein, giving the protein MYSTHEKTEVLGKIDQAYSALNEAVAGFSEAQANFKPASGGWSVAGVVEHLARVQERVIGRIDQLLVSPADMAGSPAGKIEDETLRGKLVDRSRKAQAPEPTHPTGTSMRDSLERLVAGPGQIAKILETAPADFRQRSVAHPFFGPLDCHQWLILLGSHCSRHTQQIVEVKSSADFPRG; this is encoded by the coding sequence ATGTATTCGACACATGAAAAGACAGAAGTACTGGGGAAAATAGATCAGGCCTATAGCGCGTTGAATGAAGCCGTCGCGGGATTCTCGGAGGCTCAAGCGAATTTCAAACCGGCTTCCGGCGGCTGGTCCGTGGCCGGAGTTGTCGAGCATCTCGCGCGGGTGCAGGAGCGGGTCATCGGCAGAATCGACCAGCTGCTTGTATCTCCGGCGGACATGGCGGGTTCACCCGCCGGCAAGATCGAGGATGAAACGCTCCGCGGCAAGTTAGTGGATCGATCCAGGAAGGCGCAGGCCCCCGAACCGACGCACCCGACGGGAACATCAATGCGGGATTCTCTGGAGCGTCTCGTCGCCGGCCCCGGACAGATCGCAAAGATTCTGGAGACAGCACCTGCAGATTTCCGTCAACGGTCGGTTGCTCATCCTTTCTTCGGGCCGCTCGATTGCCACCAATGGCTGATTTTGCTCGGCAGCCACTGCAGCCGCCACACCCAACAGATCGTCGAGGTCAAATCATCTGCAGATTTCCCGCGCGGGTAG
- a CDS encoding MauE/DoxX family redox-associated membrane protein: MSAGFIAVRLLLAAVFLFAGAAKIVNPAGLREVLPDFGLPSRFASPVAKFLPVLELLIAAALIPASTAWYGAWGSMILLTIFTIAAAIALWRGRKPDCGCFGQLHSAPIGSSTLIRNGVLAVCGAWVVSAGRGHAGPALWTWAASLEGNQRRAAILAACGALFCFFYVIDHAKPDSRAKESPEEADADEVETAAQPPAPEKAPAMGIGLPMETPAPEFALSSLNGEMKTLQSLQEEGKDILLIFSSPYCESCVAVAAELPAWIRQAENAPNVAIISRGAVKDNLAKFKGFDAARVLLQREFEVSEAYDCISTPTGVLIGADGLIRSGLAVGGAEIRHLLSVRGATSCNREQPSS, translated from the coding sequence ATGTCGGCAGGTTTTATCGCTGTCCGGCTCCTACTGGCAGCGGTGTTTCTCTTCGCCGGCGCGGCCAAGATCGTGAATCCCGCCGGATTGCGCGAGGTCTTACCTGATTTCGGCCTGCCCTCGCGCTTCGCCTCTCCTGTAGCGAAGTTCCTTCCAGTTCTTGAATTGCTTATCGCGGCCGCGTTGATTCCCGCCTCCACCGCCTGGTACGGCGCCTGGGGGTCGATGATCCTTTTAACAATATTTACGATAGCCGCCGCTATCGCGCTGTGGCGAGGCCGTAAACCCGATTGCGGATGTTTCGGCCAATTGCATTCAGCGCCGATAGGCTCATCTACCTTGATTCGCAATGGCGTACTGGCAGTGTGCGGCGCCTGGGTGGTGAGCGCGGGACGCGGTCATGCGGGACCGGCGTTGTGGACGTGGGCCGCATCGTTGGAAGGCAACCAGCGCAGAGCGGCGATCCTGGCCGCCTGCGGCGCGTTGTTCTGCTTCTTTTATGTGATTGATCATGCCAAGCCCGACAGCCGCGCGAAAGAATCACCGGAGGAAGCGGATGCAGACGAAGTGGAAACCGCCGCGCAACCTCCCGCACCGGAAAAAGCCCCCGCAATGGGAATCGGACTCCCGATGGAAACGCCGGCGCCGGAATTTGCACTGAGCTCCCTGAACGGTGAGATGAAGACACTGCAATCGCTGCAGGAGGAAGGAAAGGACATCCTGCTGATCTTCTCCAGTCCGTATTGTGAATCATGCGTCGCTGTTGCGGCTGAGCTACCCGCCTGGATCCGCCAGGCGGAGAATGCGCCGAATGTCGCGATCATCAGCCGTGGAGCCGTGAAAGACAATCTGGCCAAATTCAAGGGATTCGACGCAGCCCGCGTTCTGCTTCAACGCGAATTCGAAGTCTCCGAAGCCTACGACTGCATCTCGACTCCCACCGGTGTTCTCATCGGCGCAGACGGGTTGATCCGGAGCGGCCTCGCCGTCGGCGGAGCGGAGATCCGGCACCTGCTGTCAGTTCGGGGAGCAACTTCTTGTAATCGAGAGCAGCCATCTTCATAA
- a CDS encoding DUF6152 family protein: MKTKLIWIAAGTLLCTSLAVRPALSHHSFAMYDQTKTVVLTGVVKQFVAQANHAELHFYLIAPDRKGILKSADGKPIEWGAEMAGAAAVAQQGITAKTFGVGTVFSVKLNPLRDGSNFGSRVGAIAKCPLNPETNKVVLPAADKTCDSVPGSTLSGGTTF, encoded by the coding sequence ATGAAAACCAAACTCATATGGATTGCCGCCGGTACGCTCTTATGCACGTCCCTGGCTGTCAGGCCCGCGTTATCGCACCATTCTTTCGCCATGTACGATCAGACAAAGACGGTGGTGTTGACGGGAGTGGTCAAGCAGTTCGTTGCACAGGCCAACCATGCGGAATTGCACTTCTATCTGATCGCCCCCGACCGCAAGGGAATATTGAAGAGCGCCGACGGAAAGCCCATCGAATGGGGAGCGGAAATGGCCGGAGCCGCCGCTGTTGCGCAGCAAGGGATCACGGCTAAGACGTTCGGAGTAGGCACCGTGTTCAGCGTCAAGCTGAATCCGCTGCGCGACGGCAGTAATTTCGGATCGCGGGTCGGGGCCATTGCCAAATGTCCGCTTAATCCGGAGACCAACAAGGTGGTATTGCCCGCAGCCGACAAGACCTGCGATTCCGTTCCCGGCAGCACGCTCAGCGGCGGAACCACTTTCTGA